A window of the Rhodoferax sp. GW822-FHT02A01 genome harbors these coding sequences:
- the aspS gene encoding aspartate--tRNA ligase, with product MAMRSHYCGLVTEALMGQTVTLCGWVNRRRDHGGVIFVDLRDREGYVQVVCDPDRAEMFKVAEDLRNEFCVQIKGLVRARPEGTVNENLKSGKIEVLCHELTVLNPSVTPPFQLDDDNLSETTRLTHRVLDLRRPYMQNNLMLRYRVAMEVRKFLDANGFVDIETPMLTKSTPEGARDYLVPSRVHDGHFFALPQSPQLFKQLLMVAGFDRYYQITKCFRDEDLRADRQPEFTQIDIETSFLSEEDIREMFQGMITTVFKNTIGVDLGEFPVMTYQDAMHLYGSDKPDLRVNLQFAELTDVMVDVDFKVFSGAATMKGGRVVALRVPGGSKEGGGISRGEIDAYTEFVKIYGAKGLAYIRVNELAKGRDGLQSPIVKNIHDKALQAVLERTGAQDGDLIFFGADKEKIVNDAIGALRIKIGHSEFGKKNGLFTAGWRPMWVVDFPMFEFDEENQRYTAVHHPFTAPKEGHEDWMVTAPEKCISQGYDMVLNGWEMGGGSVRIHRADVQQKVFDALKITPEEAQAKFGFLLDALQYGAPPHGGLAFGLDRIITLMTGAESIRDVIAFPKTQRAQCLLTQAPSPVDEKQLRELHIRLRNADLTKAA from the coding sequence ATGGCCATGCGTTCCCACTATTGCGGTCTTGTGACCGAAGCCCTGATGGGCCAAACCGTTACCCTGTGCGGATGGGTGAACCGTCGCCGTGACCATGGCGGCGTGATCTTTGTCGACCTGCGCGACCGTGAGGGTTATGTGCAGGTCGTGTGCGATCCCGATCGCGCGGAGATGTTCAAGGTCGCGGAAGACCTGCGCAACGAATTTTGCGTGCAGATCAAGGGCCTGGTGCGTGCACGCCCCGAAGGTACCGTTAACGAGAACCTCAAGAGCGGCAAGATCGAAGTGCTGTGCCACGAATTGACCGTGCTCAATCCGTCGGTCACCCCTCCGTTCCAGCTCGATGACGACAATCTGTCGGAAACCACACGTCTGACCCACCGCGTGCTGGACCTGCGCCGCCCCTACATGCAGAACAATCTGATGTTGCGTTACCGTGTGGCCATGGAAGTGCGCAAATTCCTCGACGCCAATGGCTTTGTGGACATCGAAACACCCATGCTGACCAAGAGCACGCCCGAAGGTGCGCGCGATTACCTGGTGCCCAGCCGCGTGCACGACGGCCATTTCTTTGCGCTGCCGCAATCGCCCCAGCTCTTCAAGCAGTTGCTGATGGTGGCGGGCTTTGACCGCTACTACCAGATCACCAAGTGTTTCCGTGACGAGGACTTGCGCGCCGACCGCCAGCCTGAATTTACCCAGATCGATATCGAGACTTCTTTCCTGAGCGAAGAAGACATCCGCGAAATGTTCCAGGGCATGATCACCACCGTGTTCAAGAACACCATCGGTGTGGACCTGGGCGAGTTCCCGGTTATGACCTACCAGGATGCGATGCACCTGTACGGCTCGGACAAGCCCGATTTGCGTGTCAACCTGCAGTTCGCGGAGTTGACCGACGTGATGGTCGATGTGGACTTCAAAGTCTTCTCGGGTGCTGCCACCATGAAGGGTGGCCGCGTGGTGGCCCTGCGCGTTCCGGGCGGCTCCAAAGAGGGTGGCGGCATCAGCCGTGGCGAAATCGACGCCTACACCGAGTTCGTCAAGATCTACGGCGCCAAGGGTCTGGCCTATATCCGCGTCAACGAATTGGCCAAGGGCCGAGACGGTCTGCAGAGCCCCATCGTCAAGAACATCCACGACAAGGCGCTGCAAGCCGTGCTGGAGCGCACCGGTGCCCAGGACGGTGACCTGATCTTCTTCGGCGCCGACAAAGAGAAGATCGTCAACGACGCCATCGGCGCCTTGCGCATCAAGATCGGCCACAGCGAGTTTGGCAAGAAGAACGGCTTGTTCACCGCGGGCTGGCGCCCGATGTGGGTGGTGGACTTCCCCATGTTCGAGTTCGACGAGGAAAACCAGCGCTATACCGCTGTGCACCATCCCTTTACTGCGCCCAAGGAAGGTCACGAAGATTGGATGGTCACCGCTCCGGAGAAGTGCATTTCTCAGGGCTACGACATGGTGTTGAACGGCTGGGAGATGGGTGGTGGTTCGGTGCGTATCCACCGTGCCGATGTGCAGCAGAAAGTGTTTGATGCCCTGAAGATCACGCCCGAAGAAGCACAGGCCAAGTTTGGTTTCCTGCTGGACGCGCTGCAGTATGGTGCTCCCCCGCACGGTGGCCTGGCCTTCGGCCTGGACCGCATCATCACCCTGATGACCGGTGCCGAGTCCATCCGTGACGTGATCGCCTTCCCCAAGACCCAGCGTGCCCAGTGTCTGCTGACACAGGCGCCCAGCCCGGTGGACGAAAAGCAGTTGCGTGAGTTGCACATCCGGCTGCGCAATGCCGATCTGACCAAGGCGGCGTAA
- a CDS encoding DUF502 domain-containing protein, which yields MVWLPLAITIWVLLWLVGTLDSVFFGVLAGFSAVAPTAMGPMVERLHGIPGLGVVLVAAALLLTGALVSNVAGRWWLRQWDTLFTNIPIVKSIYNSVKKVSDTLFSSNGNAFRTAMLIQYPRAGSWTIAFQTGIPGGEVRSHLGDDFVSVYVPTTPNPTSGFFLMLPRSEVIELNMSVDEALTYVISMGSVAPAEQALPVKQNPVSSH from the coding sequence ATGGTCTGGCTGCCCCTGGCCATCACCATCTGGGTCCTGCTGTGGCTGGTTGGCACGCTGGACTCCGTGTTCTTCGGTGTGCTGGCTGGCTTTTCTGCCGTTGCGCCGACAGCAATGGGTCCGATGGTTGAACGCCTGCACGGTATTCCCGGGCTGGGCGTGGTGCTGGTAGCTGCCGCGCTGCTGTTGACTGGCGCTCTCGTCTCCAACGTGGCGGGTCGCTGGTGGTTGCGCCAATGGGATACCTTGTTTACCAACATTCCCATCGTCAAGTCGATCTACAACAGCGTCAAGAAAGTCTCTGATACGCTGTTCTCCAGCAATGGCAATGCCTTCCGCACTGCCATGCTGATTCAGTATCCGCGCGCAGGTAGCTGGACCATCGCCTTCCAGACGGGTATCCCCGGCGGAGAGGTGCGATCCCACTTGGGTGATGACTTTGTCAGCGTGTATGTTCCCACCACGCCCAACCCGACCAGCGGCTTCTTTTTGATGCTGCCGCGTTCCGAGGTCATCGAGCTCAACATGAGCGTGGATGAGGCATTGACGTATGTGATTTCCATGGGTTCGGTGGCACCTGCCGAGCAGGCCCTTCCGGTCAAACAAAACCCCGTCTCTTCCCATTAA
- a CDS encoding FmdB family zinc ribbon protein translates to MPIYAYKCESCGFAKDVLQKISDPVLTECPSCGKSSFQKQVTAAGFQLKGSGWYVTDFKGSSGSTSAPATAPATGESAAPAASTAAESSSSKTETAAPAAPAAKPTAS, encoded by the coding sequence ATGCCTATATACGCTTATAAATGCGAGTCCTGCGGGTTTGCCAAGGACGTGCTGCAAAAAATCTCTGATCCGGTGCTGACCGAATGCCCCTCCTGCGGCAAGTCCAGCTTCCAGAAACAGGTCACCGCCGCGGGCTTCCAGCTCAAGGGTTCGGGCTGGTACGTAACGGACTTCAAGGGCTCTTCCGGCTCGACATCCGCTCCCGCCACGGCACCAGCGACCGGGGAGAGTGCGGCTCCGGCAGCCAGCACTGCAGCCGAGTCGTCTTCCAGCAAGACCGAAACGGCTGCGCCCGCTGCACCTGCCGCCAAGCCGACAGCCAGCTGA
- a CDS encoding Tim44-like domain-containing protein, protein MKWSVWILAIALALGAMNAEAAKRLGGGGSLGKQSSNVTQRQVAPAAPSQGVNNTAAKPAPAAVPSVAPQRRPWGAMLGGLAAGLGLAWLAQSLGMGEAFGQVLMFAVLALGVFMLLSFFMRKRNADAAVASPFAFQGSGGVMPPTVPYRPENVGNDASARPFERSGMSPLDGNGGSIIGSALSGSQTWGIPAGFDTEGFLRAAKTNFVTLQAAWDRSDIPALRAMMTDEMLSEIRTQLAEREAHAGSTPNSTEVVMIEARLLGIEELPSEYMASVEFSGMIREEPSAGPSPFREVWNMTKPKSGGGWLVAGVQALQ, encoded by the coding sequence ATGAAGTGGTCAGTCTGGATTTTGGCTATCGCCCTGGCGCTCGGTGCTATGAATGCCGAGGCAGCCAAACGATTGGGCGGCGGCGGATCCTTGGGCAAGCAGTCCAGCAATGTGACCCAACGCCAGGTGGCGCCTGCAGCACCCAGCCAGGGTGTCAACAACACGGCCGCCAAACCCGCACCCGCCGCAGTTCCGTCGGTCGCGCCGCAGCGACGCCCTTGGGGCGCCATGCTGGGCGGTTTGGCCGCCGGCCTGGGGCTGGCCTGGTTGGCGCAGTCCCTGGGCATGGGTGAGGCGTTTGGCCAAGTGCTGATGTTTGCCGTGCTGGCTTTGGGCGTGTTCATGCTGCTGAGCTTCTTCATGCGCAAACGCAACGCCGATGCTGCCGTGGCCAGTCCATTTGCCTTCCAGGGCAGTGGAGGTGTCATGCCTCCCACCGTTCCCTACAGGCCGGAGAACGTTGGCAATGATGCTTCGGCACGCCCCTTTGAGCGCAGCGGCATGTCACCGCTGGATGGCAATGGCGGCTCAATCATTGGTTCGGCACTTTCGGGTTCGCAAACCTGGGGTATACCGGCCGGATTCGATACGGAGGGCTTCCTGCGCGCAGCCAAGACCAACTTCGTGACGCTGCAGGCGGCCTGGGACCGTTCGGACATACCGGCTCTGCGCGCCATGATGACCGACGAAATGCTGAGCGAAATCCGCACCCAGTTGGCCGAACGTGAGGCACACGCCGGATCAACTCCCAACAGCACGGAAGTGGTGATGATCGAGGCACGCCTTCTGGGCATTGAGGAGTTGCCCAGCGAATACATGGCCAGTGTGGAGTTCTCGGGCATGATCCGCGAAGAACCTTCCGCGGGCCCGAGCCCGTTCCGCGAGGTGTGGAACATGACCAAGCCCAAGAGTGGCGGCGGTTGGCTGGTGGCCGGCGTGCAGGCGCTGCAATAG
- the ubiE gene encoding bifunctional demethylmenaquinone methyltransferase/2-methoxy-6-polyprenyl-1,4-benzoquinol methylase UbiE, with product MTTTHFGFESVDEAEKARKVRGVFDSVAPKYDLMNDLMSAGLHRAWKAYTVMVANLKEGDRALDIAGGTGDLAMAFAKKVGASGQVVHTDINEAMLSTGRNRLLDAGVVLPTIVCDAEKLPFADNYFDLVSVAFGLRNMTHKDMALAEMNRVLKPGGKLLVLEFSKVAKPLEKAYDWYSFKVLPRLGKLVAGDDASYRYLAESIRMHPGQQELKAMMHKGGFGHVDYHNLTAGVAALHVGIKC from the coding sequence ATGACTACCACCCATTTTGGTTTCGAATCCGTCGACGAGGCGGAAAAAGCGCGCAAAGTGCGCGGTGTGTTTGACTCTGTCGCACCCAAGTACGACCTGATGAACGACCTCATGTCGGCGGGCCTGCACCGTGCATGGAAGGCCTACACCGTGATGGTCGCCAACCTGAAGGAAGGGGACCGTGCGCTCGACATTGCGGGGGGCACGGGCGATCTGGCCATGGCCTTTGCCAAGAAGGTCGGCGCCAGCGGACAGGTGGTGCACACCGATATCAACGAAGCCATGCTCAGCACCGGACGCAACCGCCTGCTGGACGCTGGCGTGGTGCTGCCAACCATCGTCTGTGATGCCGAAAAGCTGCCGTTTGCCGACAACTACTTCGACCTGGTCAGTGTGGCGTTCGGCTTGCGCAACATGACCCACAAGGACATGGCTTTGGCCGAAATGAATCGGGTCCTCAAACCCGGCGGCAAGCTGCTGGTACTGGAATTCTCCAAGGTGGCCAAGCCGTTGGAAAAGGCCTATGACTGGTATTCCTTCAAGGTGTTGCCGCGCCTTGGCAAGTTGGTGGCTGGGGATGATGCCAGTTACCGCTATCTGGCCGAGTCCATCCGTATGCATCCCGGTCAGCAGGAGCTAAAGGCCATGATGCACAAAGGTGGTTTCGGACATGTGGACTACCACAACCTCACCGCCGGTGTGGCGGCGTTGCATGTTGGAATCAAGTGCTAA